CTGAATCACCGGCGCGCCGATATCCGCGACATACCGCGTGAGTTGACGTTTATCGAGGTATGCGAGCGGCCGGATCAGCTCGATCTTCCCGCCGAACAGCGGCAAACGCGGAAGCATCGCCGATACCTCGCGTTTATAGAACACGTTGAGCAGAATCGTCTCGATAATATCGTCCTTATGATGCCCGAGCGCGACCTTCGTATAGCCGCGTTCGCACGCGATCCGAAACAGCGTACTCCGCCTGATCTGTGCGCACTTGAAGCATATATTTGTCCGCAGGATTTTTTCCTTCTCCGTATTCAGCAGGTAATCGGTCAACGGGAGATTCAGCACCTCGAGTTCGAGGCCGGTCTTCCGCAGGAGAAAATCCTTTAATGCGTCGATTTCCCGGCTGGCTTCGGGGTTTTCCCCGTTAAACTTATCGATCATGATGGGGTGGAGGGTATAGGATACGGGGATATGCGTCAGACGGTAATGGAGCAACGATACGAGCGCGATACTGTCGATACCCCCGGAGACGCCCATGAGGATATGCTCGTCCGGGCGTATCATCCCGTAATCGTTGATAGCCTGCCCGGCTTTTTTCGCAAGGCTGATTTCTTTCACTCGGGGTTCCTCATTCCAGATGATCGATCCAGTCCATATCTTCCTGCGAAAGCTCCATTTCGAGCTTCACCACCACATCGTCGCGGTTGTTAAACTTGACGGACATGTCGTGAATCAGTTTCTTGATCTTATAGATTTCCAGATTATTGAGGAACTTGAACACGTCTGCCCGTACGGTGATGAACTCCTTGAGTAGCTCCATTAGTTGGGGATTCCCGCATGCGGCGACCAGACTGTCCATATCGGCGAGGCCTTTATAAAAACCCCAGTCCATCATCGAACGGAATATCTTATTGAAATCGTGGGCGAGGAACGGCGAGATATCGTTGATCTCCTCGGTCAGATTCTGGTAGAGATGGGCGAGTATGGGTAAATCCTGCCGTGAACGAATCCTTTGGAGGGTCTTTTTCATCAGCCTGCGAAACCCGCGGTTATCGGAGCGATAATACTCGTGTATCGCCCTGAAATCGTCATCGGTCAGCTCAAGCGTCCTTTTTTCGACCTTATCTAAAAATTCCCGTTCCATAATTACCCTCTATAGAACTTGGCACAGGATGACGGTAATATCGTCCTGATAAAAATGCGTTTTTTCGAAAACGGCCGCGATCTGTTTATCCATCTCGGCTTTAATTTGGGCGATACTCAATCCTTTATTCTGCAGTATGAAGTTATTAAAGTAGGAGACATAGGAATCCTCGGACGCGAATACCTCAAGGAGGCCGTCGGTGTAGAATAGGAGCTTATCGCCGGACTCGATCTCCATACTATCGTCTTTGTACGCGTAGTTCTCGAACACCCCGATAGGCGGGGAGTTTTTTATCCCGTAGAACTGGATCATATCGCTATTACGGATCGCCACCATACTCGGATGCCCCGCCGAGCTGAACATCACCTTTTTATTCGACGTATCTATAATAGAAAAGAACACGGTGATAAATTTTTTCATCTCGATATCGAGCTCGACGATTTTCTTATTGAATACCTTCAGAAATTCCGACGGGACGAGGTCTTCCTTCGTCCTGCACGATTTCTTAAAATCGTTATAGGTATCCTTCACAAGCACGGAGAACATCGACGCGGCGACTCCGTGGCCCGATACATCGGCGACCAGCACCAGATAAAAATTCGTCCGCTCGATCTTCAGCTCCTCCACATAGAAGAAGTCGCCCCCGATCTCGTCTGAAAGGTAATAAATGCTGTCGAAGCGGATATTTTTATTCTTCGGCAGGGTTTTCGGGACAAGGTTCTTCTGCATCAGTCTCGCGGCGTTCAGATGCTCGAGGAAACTCCGGTTAAGGTTTTCCAACTGCTCCTTTTTCTCCTCGAGCTCCTTCCGCGTTTTCATACGAATCGTGTTGTCGATAAAGAAAATAATCACTCCCTGGTATCCGCCCTCGTCGCTCTTTATCGGGAAGAAACGGATATTATACCAGAATTCGCCGATATTTACGTCAATGAAATTAAAATCGATCTTATTCTTCTTCAGTTCGTCGATTTTCTTCTTGATCTCGGTATTATACTGCCTCGAGAACACGTTGGCGATATCCATCCCCAGAAACGCGATATTCGCCTCGGCGATATTCTTCAGCCTCTCGTTAAAATAGATAATCTTATCGTCCCGGTTCAGCAGAATAATCCCGTCGCGGGCGTTTTCGACGATACTTCTATTGATAATGGACTTGTTCTTCATATTATTCTTCAGGACTTCGTCCTTACTCACATCCTTGATCAGGATATAAAAACCCATCACCGTATCGTTCATTTTGATCTGCTTGAGGAGGATTTCGCAGGTAAGGGTGGTTTTATTATAATCGAGAAGGAGTATTTTCATCTTGGTCTCTTCTTTACGCATCGATATATTCACCGCGCGTTCGAAATCCTCAAGGCTTTCCTCCGATATCAGGAACTCGAACTTTCGCCCGATCATCTCGTTGGAGTCATACCCGAACATCAGCTCCGACCCCTTATTCCATGTCGTGATCTTCATCGCGTTATCCGCGGTGATGAACGCGTAATCGCGGATATTTTCCATCATTATGGAAAAAATATTCTGCTCGCGGGTACGCCCGACCGAAATCATATCTAGGATAATATTATTCAGCTGCTTCTTATAGAAGATATCCATTTTCCACGCGCGCAGGTAATTCACTATATTCGGGAAACAGATGATAAAGAACGCCACGGGGACTTTATCCTGCACGATCGGGATAACAAGCGCTTTTTTCAGAATATTTTTATAACGCGAGAATCCTTTATAGAAAACGTGAGGGTAAATCGTCCTGATAATCCTGAGATCGCCCGTCATAATCTGGCGCCTGAGCGTATCGTCCAGATCGAAATCCGTCAGATCCATGCTGTCGCGTAAAAATTTCATCTTGCCTTCGGTAATGGAGAAGTACCTGAGGCCGCAGTGATTCGAGTCGATGAAAAACATCATGCTGAGTTCCGCGCGGAAATGCACCCGGATTGCCTGAATCATATAATTGAATAATCCCGACGTAAAATCGCTCGAACTTTTATCGATCGATAGGAAGTTCTTAAAAAAATCCTGTACGGTAAATATAAATCTTACCATATCTTTAATATAGACAATCAGAAGAAGTACTATTATAGCTCCAATTGAAAACGCGATCAAACCCAATATGGGGTTCATATTTGCTCCGAAATGAAAAACGATTTCGGTATATAGTAACGGTAATATAATCTCATCGCCTCGTAGTCCGTCATCAACGCGATATAATCGACGACGATCCTTTTTTTATCGTCATCCTTCTTTTTGAAAAAAGGCATCGCATCATAGATAATATCTATATCTTTTATGAATAATTCAAATAATTCTAAAAGTATCTTTTTCGCTTTCACCATTTCTTTCTCTATACGCGGATGCCGGTACACCTGTTCGAAGAGAAAGTTACGCAGTTTTTTTGTCTCGCGCAGAATATTTTCCGACATTGTTATATGTTCTTTATCGGCGCTTTGCCCGATTACGTCATGCACCATCGCGTTTATTCTATCCGCATGGGATTTCCCCAATATATCGATGGGATCTTTAGGCAGGTCTTTCTCGTTGAGTATTCCCGACGTGATAGCGTCGTCAATATCGTGATTGACGTAGGCGATGATATCGGATATCCTGACAATCTCTCCTTCCATAGTTTCGCTGAACTCATTGATGTTTTCAGGCATAATCTCGATATTTCCCGTTTTGGAATGTTTCTCGATGCCGTCTAATACCTCGAATGTGAGATTGAGACCCTTGCCTTTTTTCTCGATACTTTCCAGTACCCGGACGCTCTGCATGGAATGCTTAAAATCGGGATAGGCTATTTCCCTGATAACCTCTTCCCCCGCGTGGCCGAACGGCGTATGTCCTACGTCATGCCCGAGCGCTATCGCTTCGGTAAGGTCCTCGTTAAGATTGAGCGCGCGAGAAATTGTCCTCGCTATCTGGGATACCTCGAGAGTATGAGTAAGCCGTGTCCTGAATTCCTCGTTGCGCGGCGCGAGAAATACCTGCGTCTTATGCTTGAGTCGTCTGAACGATTCCGCGTGAATAATGCGGTCTCTGTCGCGCATATATTCGGTACGCAGGGAATCCTTGTCTTCTTTGATTTTCCTTCCCCGGGTGGATATACTGAATGAGGCCTTATTTTGTAAAGTATCTTTTTCTCTTAATTCAATTCGTTCCCGGATATTCATCTTGATTCCTATTGGATTTAATTAGTTCTTATTATACACAATAGCAGTAGTTTTAGGAACTTTTCTCTTGAACATTTTTTTCATGGAAATTGATGCTTAACCGTAAATTAACATGGAAAAAACCTGTGCATAACATATCAAAAACACTTGCGGAACTCCGTAATTACGTCCGTTATCAAACATTCGCCTGTTTTTATTCGCCGGAGATTGCACGCAAATACGGAATTTGACACCCGATGTGCGCCGGTTTAACACAAGGTTGTGCGTATTTTTCAGGAATTTTAGATATACGACCGGTATTCCGAAAATCAATGGATTAATTACGGGAGATTTTTTTGAAAAGATTCCTGCTGATTTTCCTCCTGCTTCCCTGCGCGCTTTTCTCGGAAAGTATTTATACCTGCGGACTTGATACGAAAGTCCTCCAGACCAATAAGGTGCGTCTTTCATGGTCGGCGAATATCCAGAACGGGAAATTTCTCATATACCGCAGCGATACCGGCCCGATTAAATCCCTGAGCGCGCTGAGTAACGCCAAACTCATCTCTATCCTCGATATCAAGGGCGAACAGGATCAGGAACTGTTCCGCTTTCCCCCTTATTACGATAAGGTCGATAAATCCGGCGATTATTATTATTTAGTGCTCCCGGATGTAACTCCGATCACTCTCGACGACCTGCTGATCGGGATCAACCTGACTATTTTCCCGGTTACTGTGGATATACCGTTAGTTCCGACGAATACTAACGCGGTCAAGCCTGCCGAACCGAAATTGGAAATTACCGCGATTTCGCTTCTGCTCTATAATACAAACAAGGTCAAGCTGGACTGGCTGAGTTCCGTCAAGAAGCAGCAATTCGTGATCTACCGGAATAATACCCAGCCGATATCGTCCCCGGGTATCCTGAACTACTCGAAGGCGATTGCGGTGCTGGAGACCGAGGGCGGGCAGTACAAGAATAATTATAAGATGCCCTCCTATTTCGACCGCCTTGAAGAGCCCGGGGAATACTACTATGCGGTACTGCCGAAGAAAGACAAGTACGAAGCGTCGGATTTTGTGAAAAACGATAACTATACGATAGCCCCGGTGATTGTAAAGAAGCCCGAGCCTGTCAAACAGCCCGAGAAGGTAACGAATATTATAAAACTGCCCGAGGTGACGGATTTTTATATCCAGAAGATCAACGCTAAAAAATCAGCCGGCATGGTATTTCTTTTCTGGGAGTTGAATTCCATCGGGTCGCAGGACTTTGTCTTCAATATTTACCGTTCGACCACTCCTATAAAAAGCTGGAGTCAGGTCAACGGGACTACCCCGTATGTTCAGCTGGAGAATGAGTTCCATTACGAGGATTACAACCTGAAATTCAGCGCGCCGTATTATTACGCGGTCGTCCTGCAGGGTAAGAACGAGATTATTCAAGGGAAGAACGCGACGGTGAACCCGTTGATCTACGACGGTGCTGATATCGAGGTTCCCGTCATCACGGAAGTGGTTAATGCTAAAGTCGCTCAACTCCCGGCGGCGCCTCAGAAAACCCCGGTTATCCAGCCGCAGAAGAAGACAAACACGATAAAAATTGACGTCAAGACCCCCGAAACTCCTGTCGAACCGATAGTGATTAAAAAAACGAACGCGATAAAAATCAAGCCCGCCGTCAAAACGAATAAAATAGAGAAGATCGAGCAGGATTTGCTGAGCGAGGAACTGAACGCCGAGATGGAGAACGAGAATATCGAAATTATCCAGCCCCAGACGAAAACGAACAAGAACAAGCCCAATATGGATAATCCCGACGAATGGGTGGCGATCGAGGACCCGAATAAGCCGCCGATACAGGTCAAGACGAACTTCATCAATATCTCTACCAATGTGATCGCACAGGTGGACGGGGACGAGGATACGAACTACATCATCCCGGTCACTCAGGTGGAAACTAATATCGTGGAAGTGATTCCCGTGACGAATACCGGCCCGGTAAAGAAGAAGCCGGGATATGTCATCGTGACCGAGGAGTTTATGCCCGCGGTGAAGACCCAGAAGAAGACTCCTATTACCGACTGGGCGAACGACGATTTTGTGACTGTCGATAAAACGCCCGCGAAAAAAGTTCAGACGGTCAGCGTCGACTACTTCGGACTCGGGGTAAAGTATTACAAAAAAAATAGTTACAATATTGCGGCGGAATATCTAAAAAAAGCGTTGGAAT
This window of the Brevinematales bacterium genome carries:
- a CDS encoding deoxyguanosinetriphosphate triphosphohydrolase — translated: MNIRERIELREKDTLQNKASFSISTRGRKIKEDKDSLRTEYMRDRDRIIHAESFRRLKHKTQVFLAPRNEEFRTRLTHTLEVSQIARTISRALNLNEDLTEAIALGHDVGHTPFGHAGEEVIREIAYPDFKHSMQSVRVLESIEKKGKGLNLTFEVLDGIEKHSKTGNIEIMPENINEFSETMEGEIVRISDIIAYVNHDIDDAITSGILNEKDLPKDPIDILGKSHADRINAMVHDVIGQSADKEHITMSENILRETKKLRNFLFEQVYRHPRIEKEMVKAKKILLELFELFIKDIDIIYDAMPFFKKKDDDKKRIVVDYIALMTDYEAMRLYYRYYIPKSFFISEQI
- a CDS encoding SpoIIE family protein phosphatase, coding for MNPILGLIAFSIGAIIVLLLIVYIKDMVRFIFTVQDFFKNFLSIDKSSSDFTSGLFNYMIQAIRVHFRAELSMMFFIDSNHCGLRYFSITEGKMKFLRDSMDLTDFDLDDTLRRQIMTGDLRIIRTIYPHVFYKGFSRYKNILKKALVIPIVQDKVPVAFFIICFPNIVNYLRAWKMDIFYKKQLNNIILDMISVGRTREQNIFSIMMENIRDYAFITADNAMKITTWNKGSELMFGYDSNEMIGRKFEFLISEESLEDFERAVNISMRKEETKMKILLLDYNKTTLTCEILLKQIKMNDTVMGFYILIKDVSKDEVLKNNMKNKSIINRSIVENARDGIILLNRDDKIIYFNERLKNIAEANIAFLGMDIANVFSRQYNTEIKKKIDELKKNKIDFNFIDVNIGEFWYNIRFFPIKSDEGGYQGVIIFFIDNTIRMKTRKELEEKKEQLENLNRSFLEHLNAARLMQKNLVPKTLPKNKNIRFDSIYYLSDEIGGDFFYVEELKIERTNFYLVLVADVSGHGVAASMFSVLVKDTYNDFKKSCRTKEDLVPSEFLKVFNKKIVELDIEMKKFITVFFSIIDTSNKKVMFSSAGHPSMVAIRNSDMIQFYGIKNSPPIGVFENYAYKDDSMEIESGDKLLFYTDGLLEVFASEDSYVSYFNNFILQNKGLSIAQIKAEMDKQIAAVFEKTHFYQDDITVILCQVL